GTGAGATTGTGAGATGCGTGAGAATGCTTCGGTGGCGCGTATTGGCGAGACATTTGGCGTTGCCGAGAATGCCTCAATTGTCAGCGCGTCAGAATCAATTCTATCGTCTACGAAGTGGAACACGAAGAGAGAAGGGGTTTGGAAGGACTGCACGGGCGCGTGGGTGACGCGATGCACCTAGATCAGCGGATCACTGCATGAGAGTGACAGCCATAATGGTGAATGTTGAGAGCGAGTGAATCGTCTTCTTTCCACAGTTGCGAGGTTGTATGAGTCCTCATGATCCAGTCGAGTTATTGTCTCTACTGACCTGCATCAAGCACCCCACTCACCAAAGTGGCACCGTGGCGTGGGGGAACCAGACCAAAACCGATGAGATCATTCAGGTCACGTGGCGTTACCTAAGCCTGTCGGGGTTTTGAGAATCCCAGTCCTTGTGGCTAAAATGACCAAATTGTACGTGTCATTTTATCGGTCATGGCTGAGGCGGATGCAAAATTGATTTGGTGGTCCAAACTGGTGGTCGTTGTGGTTGAGCAGAcagagctcggcgccgtgTGTCTAGccctctccatccatcAACAAAAGTCGTGCGTCCGCCGTCACCCCCTCGACACTTGTGCTGACACAGCTCCTCCCGTCGACGTTCTCGCGCTCTTCGCTCTCCCCTCTTTTGCGTTTCCCGCATCGCGAACCACCGCGAACGAAATCCCCTCTCTTCCTTCGACTTTCGCGCACGACTTACAGGCAATGAAGGACCTCACCTCCGTTGAGACCCTGCCCATCCCCGCCGGTGTGACCGTCGCCGTTAAGGCGCGCAAGATCACTGTCGAGGGCCCTCGCGGCACCCTCGTCAAGAACGTCCGCCACGTTGCGATGGACATCCAGGTCGTGAGTGGACTttggagggcgaggaccaAAGAGGGGCAGGCGGTGTGGGACAAGAtggcgagggagaagggaTGAAGGATGCTCGCGCGACGAACGATGGTGATAGGAAGTGGCCTGGCACGAACGGGCGCAAGATCTTCCCGGAGAGCGCAGATGGGCCAGGATTCAGTTTGAAGCAGACCGCGAGCCTGGTGGCAAACCTGCGAGCAGTGGCCTGTCTCGTCTCCCATCGTCTGTGTGGAGCGATCGTTCTCTCTGTTATGTGCACGGCGTTGAATGTCCCACCCGATCCTTGTCTCGTGACAGGAACAAACTTTTGCCGGAATCAagcgctaaccccaggttGCCGACAAGGTTGTCTTCACCATCTTCCACGGTGGCCGCAAGCACGTCGCGTGCCTCCGCACCATCCGGTCGCTGGTTGAGAACATGATCACCGGCGTCACCAAGGGCTTCCAGTACAAGATGAAGCTCGTCTACGCGCATTTCCCCATCAACGCCATCCCCGCTGCCGACGCCCAGTCGATCCAGATCCGCAACTTCCTTGGCGAGAAGATTGTGCGCGAGTGCCCCATGCTCGAGGGCACCACCGTCAAGCTCTCGgacgtcaaggacgagatcATCCTTGAGGGCAACGACATCGAGAAGGTGTCCCAGTCCGCTGCGTCGATCACCGACAAGTGCCGCGTGAAGCACAAGGATATCCGCAAGTGAGTAGCCACGAATGTCAGTCAAAAGACTGTGCTGACCCTAGGTTCCTTGACGGTATTTACATCTCGGAGCGCACCAACGTTGTCCAGGACGAGTAGAGGGCTTGGGACATGGTTGCCGAGGAGTAGTGGCACGATGTACCATCATTTGCACTTCGGGAGGGGTAGAGGAGATTGAGACAAGGACaggggggagagaggagggagaacGTGATAGACCGACAGGATTGGAGagcagaggacgagggcggaTCGGAAGCCGGTATGGAGGCAGTGTCCTACTGAAGTCAGCAAGGGGGAGCCATGGTGGACGACCAGCGAGCGGCATTGAGATGCTACCATTGAGCAGCTGTGGAGGCGGAAAGGGTGTAAAGGACCCTATGCGGCCTCGTCTGGAGAAGCCGACGCAGACCGACAGCTACGGTCATTGACGGGCTCGGGGTCTGCTCGGTGTGCGTTTGGCTCATGGATTGCTGAggcaggcggcgcgtccACCGCGCCACCGGCGAGCTGAGAGTCGACATTCTCAACAAGCATGCTCTTGACTGCTCTGACATCGGACATCCATCGGCCGTGATATAAAGATGTCAACGGACGCGACGTCGGGCCCCGTAGATACGTCGGGCCCCATCAGCGCCACCGGGGAAGTTAGATGTCCAGGCCGGAAACCGCCGTGTTGGCCGGTGGGCAGAGGCAGAGTGAGGCACGGGCCACCCGCGTTTGCTTCCTCGTCTCATCAGTTTGTGCCTACTGACAATGAATGTCAACAACACTCAAACCAATCAGCTGATGGTCGGTTTCAACTATTGCACTTTGAGCCAACAGACATGACATGCCGTGACATCCATTCTATACCAAGGCGGAAGGAACGGCGACAAGAACTTAATCTCCATTCTTCCGACAGCgcgtcaagctcaaccGGTAGCGGGTCAAGCTCAAATGTTGAATGGCTGGCGGCAATTGACGCACCAACACAACTCAAGCGCGTGTTTGATGTTTACGCCGCGTTCGCCGTAACCACATGTGTTGTTGATTGCGCGATTGCGCGATCCACAGTTCCGTAACCTTGTTCTCGTTGCATCAGCTCATCAGCTCATCAGCTCATCAGCTCAACAGCTCATCAAGCAGTTCAAGTCGACGAGCTATATCAACCCTCCTTGACACTTCTTTGACATAcatcccccccccccccatCTCACCAACTCACCATCTCACAACAtgctcctcttccccatcctccgcttcctcgcactcgcagccacggcggccgccgagctccgcGTCGTCCCCGAGCCCACATCCCACTCGGAGGGCAACACCACGCTCTGCCTGCACCCCTCCTTCAAGATCAAGATTGAGGGCGGTTCGGCCGCCGACCTCTCCCAAGCCGCCAAGACCGTGCAGGACCGCCTGACTAGCGCGCCGCTCTACCTCTCTCCGACTCATGGATCCGAGTTCTCTTgtggcggcgagctccgctccctcgtcctccgctTCACTGGGCCGGCGAAGCCCATCGCGGTCCACGCGCAGGAACGTCTCGAGAAGCGCATCGAGAACGAGGCATACACCCTCTCCATGCCAGTTAACGGCCCTGCTGTGATTACGGCACAGACCAGTATCGGACTCTACCGCGGCCTCACTACTTTCGAGAACCTCCTGTACTCGTCTCTTCCGGGTCCCAACAACGGCGACAACGGCCACCATGGCAATGGCCACAAGGACAAGCGCGGTAAACCCAAGAAGCAGGTATATGCGCCGTTTGCACCTTATGAGATCAAGGACCGCCCTGCTTTCGGGTGGCGCGCGGTGCTTCTCGACTCGAGCCGGCACTATTTGCCCCTTGATGTGATCAGGCGTCAGATCGATGCTATGGCGGCCGTCAAGATCAACGTCTTCCACTGGTGCGTCTGACTATCCAtccccctctctccacccCCTCTGACCACAGGCACATTGTCGACTCGCAGTCGTTCCCTCTCAAGTTCagcggcgagctcggcgccctGGCCGACAACGCTGCTTACTCCCCCGCCAAGATCTacaccgaggacgacgtgcgCCGCATTGTCGACTACGCCGGTGCCCGCGGCATCGACGTCGTGATCGAGATCGACACGCCTGGCCACACCGCCGCTGTGTACAACACTTTCCCAGAGCTGATTGCTGGCTTCGTGCGCCACCCATGGAGTGTCTGGGCCAACGAGCCGCCTAGTGGGCAGCTGCGTTTCGCGGACCCCGCCACGATCAGCTTCACCCGCAAGATGTTCAAGCAGACTCTTGGCCTGCTCAAGTCGCCCTACTTTGGAACTGGAGGTGACGAGATCAACGCCGTGTGCGTGAGCAATGACACGCAGACGGCGGACATCTACGCCGCCAACGGATGGTCATTCAACTTTACCACAAAGGAAGAGAGTGACGCGACCCTCAGTGCC
Above is a genomic segment from Cutaneotrichosporon cavernicola HIS019 DNA, chromosome: 1 containing:
- the RPL9B gene encoding uncharacterized protein (Ribosomal protein L6), whose amino-acid sequence is MTKLARRRVSSPLHPSTKVAMKDLTSVETLPIPAGVTVAVKARKITVEGPRGTLVKNVRHVAMDIQVVADKVVFTIFHGGRKHVACLRTIRSLVENMITGVTKGFQYKMKLVYAHFPINAIPAADAQSIQIRNFLGEKIVRECPMLEGTTVKLSDVKDEIILEGNDIEKVSQSAASITDKCRVKHKDIRKFLDGIYISERTNVVQDE
- the NAG1 gene encoding uncharacterized protein (Glycosyl hydrolase family 20, catalytic domain); protein product: MLLFPILRFLALAATAAAELRVVPEPTSHSEGNTTLCLHPSFKIKIEGGSAADLSQAAKTVQDRLTSAPLYLSPTHGSEFSCGGELRSLVLRFTGPAKPIAVHAQERLEKRIENEAYTLSMPVNGPAVITAQTSIGLYRGLTTFENLLYSSLPGPNNGDNGHHGNGHKDKRGKPKKQVYAPFAPYEIKDRPAFGWRAVLLDSSRHYLPLDVIRRQIDAMAAVKINVFHWHIVDSQSFPLKFSGELGALADNAAYSPAKIYTEDDVRRIVDYAGARGIDVVIEIDTPGHTAAVYNTFPELIAGFVRHPWSVWANEPPSGQLRFADPATISFTRKMFKQTLGLLKSPYFGTGGDEINAVCVSNDTQTADIYAANGWSFNFTTKEESDATLSAALRPFTEQTHEVIREIGRTPVVWDEMAIEFDSGIGNDTLIQAWRGPESTAGVINKGFRVIMADYNYFYLDCGQGGWVTGDPEKAKTGNINSWCDPYKTWMKALSYDPYLNLTSDAQKELVVGGQASLWAEQTDANNIEAQLWPRAAAFAEVFWSGGGEKGFPRDPVTAAGRMHDVRYRLDARGIRAVPIQPEWCAMRPGECLLE